The DNA sequence ATGACCAATGGCAGCTGAAGCTCGGCGTGCCGCTGGATCTCGCGCATTTCACCGGCCATTTTCCACAGACGCCCGTGCTGCCCGGCGTGGTCCAGATCGACTGGGCCATCAGCCTCGCCCGCGAATTGATCGAAGACCTGCCACCACGTTTTCAAGGCATGGAAGTGCTCAAGTTCCAGCAGCTCGCCCGGCCTGGCGATCAGCTGCATCTGACCCTTCGCTTCGACCGCGAGCGCAGCAAGCTGCATTTCGCTTACCGCAACGGCGACGCGCCCTGCTCGTCCGGTCGCATTCTGCTGGGAGAATACTCGTGACCACGCTCACCCCAATCGCATCCGGCGCCGATCGGCAACTGCAGCTGGCGATCGATGAAGACTGGTTCAAACCCTGCGCGGTGGTGCCGGTGTACAACCACGAGCGCGGCCTGCCCGCGGTGGTCCGGGCGCTGCTCGCCGAAGAGCTGCCGTGCGTGATCGTCGACGACGCATCCAGCCCTGCTGCTGCAAAGATCATCGATGAGCTGGCGCAACATCCGTCGGTGCACCTGCTGCGGCACAGCCACAACCAGGGCAAGGGCGCAGCGGTGTCCTCCGGGCTTCGCGAGGCCTCCCGCCTGGGCTTCAGCCATGCGCTGCAGGTCGACGCCGACGGCCAGCATGACCTCGGCCGTGTGGCGCTGTTTCTCGACCGCGCCAGCCAGGCGCCGGATGCGCTGATCTGCGGCTATCCGGAGTACGACTCCAGCGTGCCGAAAGGCCGGTTCTATGCGCGTTATCTGACCCATGTCTGGGTGTGGATCAACACGCTGTCGCTGTCGATCCGCGACTCCATGTGCGGCTTTCGCGTCTACCCGCTGGAGCCGACCCTGGCGCTGCTCGACGCCACACCACTGGGCAAGCGCATGGATTTCGATACCGAGATCCTGGTGCGCCTGCATTGGCGTGAGCAGCCGATGGTCTGGCTACCAACCCATGTCCACTACCCGGCCGATGGGGTGTCGCACTTCCGCCTGTGGCGCGACAACCTGCTGATTTCCTCGATGCACGCCCGACTGTTCGGCGGCATGCTGTTGCGTGCGCCCGCATTGCTATGGCGTCGGTGGCGCGGATGACCGACAAGGCCGTCGCCGACTCGCACTGGGCCGCGCATCGCGAGCGCGGCAGCTTCGTCTTGATGAAGCTCACCGCTCAAGCCGTGCGCCTGCTCGGCCGACGCGCCATGGCGCCGCTGTTGTACCTGATCGTGCTGTACTTCTACCTATTCGGTGGCCGCGCGCGGCAAAGCGCCTGGACCTATCAGCGCAACCTCGCCAACTGGAGCGGCCGCCACGATCTGGCCCCCAGCCGGCGCTCCGTCTATCGCCAGTTCATAGCGTTCGCCGATGCCCTGTTGGACAAGCTCGACGCCTGGGGGGGGCGCCTCGATCTCGGCAGTCTCGTGCTGCACGACCGGACGGATCTGGAAGCCAAGCTCGAGGCGCCACGCGGCCAACTGCTGGTCGGCTCGCACCTGGGCAATCTGGAAATCTGCCGCGCGCTGGCTGAAATGGGCCGCAAGGTGAAGATGAACGTGCTGGTGCACACTCGCCACGCTGAGCGCTTCAACCGATTGCTGGACCAATCCGGCGCGGTCAACCTGCGCCTGATCCAGGTCAGCGAGCTGGACCCGGCCATCATGATGGAGCTGTCGCGACGGCTGGACGACGGTGAATGGCTGGCGATTGCCGGCGACCGCGTGCCGCTGCATGGCGCACGCATCGCAAGCGCAGACTTTCTCGGCCAGCCGGCGAATTTTCCGCAGGGTCCGTGGCTACTGGCCGGGTTGCTGCAGTGCCCGGTGAATCTGCTGTTCTGCCTGAAACACGGCGAGCAATTCCATGTCCATCTGGAGCCCTTCGCCGAACGCATCCAATGGCGCCGCGGCGAGCGCGATGCGGTGGTGCAGCAATGGGTGCAACGCTACGCCGACCGACTGGCGGCGCACTGCCTGGATGCCCCCCTGCAATGGTTCAATTTCTATCCTTTCTGGAACAACCATGAACAACGCTGCAGCTGAGCCGGTGATCTTCGGCGAAAACCACCTGAGCATCGAGGATGTGCTGGCCGTGGCCGAGCGCCGCGCGCCGACACGCCTGCAGGGCGACGCTAACTTCCGCCAGCACATTGCGCGTGGCGCGCAATTTCTCGACACCTTGCTCGACCGCGAAGGCGTGATCTACGGCGTGACCACAGGCTATGGCGATTCCTGCGTGGTAGCGGTGCCGCTGCATCAGGTCGAGGCGCTGCCGCAGCACCTGTTCACCTTCCACGGCTGCGGCCTGGGCAAGCTGCTCGACGCCGAAGCGACCCGCGCCGTTCTAGCCGCGCGCCTGCGTTCGCTGACCCACGGCATGTCCGGCGTGCGCATCGAACTGCTCGAGCGCATGCAGGCCTTTCTCGAACACGACATCCTGCCGCTGATTCCCGAGGAAGGTTCGGTCGGCGCCAGCGGCGATCTGACGCCGCTGTCCTACGTGGCCGCCACCCTGGCCGGCGAACGCGAGGTGATGTACCAGGGCCAGCGCCGTAGCGCCGCCGAAGTGCATCGCCAGCTGGGCTGGACGCCGCTGACCCTTCGCCCCAAGGAAGCCCTGGCCTTGATGAACGGCACCGCCGTGATGACCGGCCTGGCCTGCCTGGCCTATGCCCGCGCCGATTATCTGCTCAAGCTGGCCACGCGCATCACCGCGCTCAACGTGGTGGCGCTGGAAGGCAACCCGGAGCATTTCGACGAGCGCCTGTTCGCCGCCAAGCCGCATCCCGGCCAGACCCAAGTCGCCGCCTGGATTCGCCAGGACCTGGCGATCGACGCGCCAACCGCGCCGCTCCATCGTTTGCAGGACCGCTACTCCATCCGCTGCGCACCCCATGTCCTCGGCGTGCTGGCCGACAGCCTGGGTCTGCTGCGCCAGTTCATCGAGACCGAACTGAACAGCGCCAACGACAACCCCATCATCGATGCGGAAAACGAACGCGTGCTGCACGGCGGGCACTTCTATGGCGGCCATATCGCCTTCGCCATGGACAGCCTGAAGAACCTGGTAGGCAACGTCGCCGACCTGCTCGACCGCCAGCTCGCGCTGCTGGTCGATACCCGCTACAACCACGGCCTGCCGAGCAATCTATCCGGCGCGCCGATGGCCACCGCGATGATCAACCACGGTTTCAAGGCGGTGCAGATCGGCGCCAGCGCCTGGACCGCCGAGGCCTTGAAAAACACCATGCCGGCCAGCGTGTTCTCGCGTTCCACCGAATGCCACAACCAAGACAAGGTCAGCATGGGCACCATCGCCGCCCGCGACGCGCTGCGCAGCCTGGAGCTGGCCGAGCAGGTCGCGGCGGCCACGCTGATCGCGGCCAACCAGGGCGTCTGGCTGCGCCAGCGCGATGCCCTGGCACGTCCGTTGCCCGCACCGCTGCGCGACATGCATGCCGAACTGGGCGAAGACTTTCCGCCGCTGATCGAAGACCGTGCGCTGGAAGGCGAGCTGCGCCTGTGTCTGCAACGTATCCGTCAACGACATTGGAGGCTGTATGCGTAAGACCGGCGTGCTGCAGGCCGAAGCCGAGATCCTGGTGCCCTTCTTCGACGTCGACTCGATGGACGTGGTCTGGCACGGTCACTACATCAAATACTTCGAGGTCGCCCGCTGCGCGCTGCTCGAACGCATCGGCCACAACTACACCCAGATGCGCGATGCCGGCTACGCCTGGCCGGTGATCGACGTGCAGCTGCGCTACATGCGCGGCGCGCGGTTCAACCAGCGCATCATTGTGCGCGCCGACCTGGTCGAATGGGAGAACCGTCTGAAGATCAACTACCTGATCACCGACGCCGAGACTGGCGAGCGCATGACCCGCGGCAGCAGCGTGCAGGTGGCGGTGGAAATGGCCAGCCGCGAAATGCTGCTGGCCTCGCCGAAGGTCTTCGTCGAAGCCGTAGAGCGGGCCCTATCGTGATGCGAACGATCAACCTGATCGCACGGTGGACCCTGCTAACGCTAAGCCTGCTGTTCGCGAACGCAGCGCATGCCCAAGCCTTCGATCTCACGCAACTGGGCCAGCAATTGAGCGGGCCTGAGGTCATTCGCGGCACCTTCACTCAGGAAAAGTACCTGCGCGCGCTGCCTCAGCCGATCGTCAGCCTGGGTAGCTTCGTACTGGCTCGCGATCACGGTCTGCTCTGGTTCCTGCAGCAGCCGGTGCAGCAGGACTACCGCATCAGTGAAAAAGGCATCGCCCGGCGCGATCCAAGCGGCTGGCAACCGACCGACCAGCAAGGCCCAGCCGCACAGCAGAACGACCTGTTCCTGGCTGTGCTGCAAGGCGACACCGACGCCCTGCAGGGCGATTTCGAGCTGCAGCTTAGCGGCACCGCGCAGGCCTGGACGCTGACGCTGACACCGCGATCGAAGCTGCTCGGGCAGATATTCACCGCCATCCTCATCAGCGGCGGCGCCACGGCTGAGCGCATCGAACTCCTCGAAACCCAGGGCGACAGCACCGTGTTGTTATTGACCGACAACCAGATCGACGATCAGTTGAGCCCCATCGAACTTCATGACTTCGCCAACTGACAAAGCGCTCAGGCTTCCGACCTGGCTATCGTTCCTGTTTTTCGTAGCACTGCTCGGGCTGGTAGGGCTGACGACATGGCAATGGCGCAACGGCTCTCCGATCAGTGCTGATCTGCTGCAGTTGTTGCCCAGCGGTGCGCCCGGCGAGCTTGAGCAACTCGCCGAGCGACGGATGCAGGAGCCGTTGAACCGCGATCTGATGCTGCTGGTTCATCATGCAGACGAAGACACAACCCACGCGCTGGGCAACGAAATCACCGACACCCTTCGCGCCAGCGGCCTGTTCACCCAGATTCGTCGCTCGGTGCAAGCCGACCTGCCCGCGGTGCGTCAACAACTGCTCGATCATCGTCTGGCGCTACTTGGCCCAGCGAGTCGCGAGGCGCTGATCGCCTCGCCGGAAGACTTCATTCAGCAACGCCTGCAGCGTCTGTACAGTCCGTTCGAAAGCACCAGCCTGGTGCCCGTCGAACAGGACTGGTTCGGTTTCGCCGATCTGGCTCAGCGACAGCTGCCGCATCCGGGCAATGTCCATCCCCGCCTGGACGGTTTGCTGGTCGCGGAGCATGGCGGGCAGCACTGGGCGGTGATCCATGCGCAAGCCCAGGGCGATGCCTTCGACGATCAACTGCCGGTTCTGGTGGACGATCAGGTTCGCGCGGCCCGTAGCCGGGTGGAAGCCAGCCACGGCGAGCTGCTGGCCGCCGGTGGGCTGCTATACGCCGCCCACGGACAGCGCCAGGCCCGTGAAGAAGCGACGCTGATCGGCAGCATCTCGTTGGTCGCCACACTTGCCTTGCTGCATCTGCTTTTCCGCACGCCTCGTGTCTTGCTGGTTGCGCTGCCGGTGGCGGTCGGAGCCCTCAGCGGTGCCGCCGCCTGCGTGGCGCTATTCGGCCAGATCCATGTGTTGACACTGGTGCTCGGCGCCAGCCTGGTTGGGGTCAGTATCGACTTTCCGCTGCATTACCTGTCCAAGAGCTGGACCTTGCAGCCCTGGCACGCCTATCGAGCGCTGCGCCTGACGCTTCCAGGCTTGGCGCTGGCCCTGGCAACCAACGTTATCGGCTATCTGGCAATGTCGTTTACGCCGTTTCCAGCGTTGAGCCAGGTGGCGGTGTTTTCCGCAGCGGGACTGCTCGGCGCCTTCTTCTGTGCCACCTGCCTGTTACCCTCGTTGCTGAATGCGCCGCTACAGCCCTGGGCCACCCCGCTGGGCTGGGCCGAGCGCTGGATGAAGTTGCGCGGCGCCCTGCTCCGCCGCGTTCCAACGCCCTGGTTGCTGGCCGTGTTCATCCTGTTCTGCATCATCGGGATCAGCCAGGTGTCCTTCAAGGATGACCTGCGCCAGTGGATCAGCCGTGCACCCGCGCTACAGCAGCAGACCGAACGCATCGGCGAGATCACCGGATTCGAGCCGACCAGCCAATACTTCCTGGTCCGCGCGGCCAACCCCGACGAGCTACTGGCGCGTCAGGATGAACTCGCCACCCGTCTCGATGCTCTGGTCGCCGAAGACAAGCTGCATGGTTATCTGGCGCTGAGCCAGCTGGTCGCGCCCACCACCGCACAGGAAAGCCTGCATTCAGCGCTGCCACGCTTGCTGGAAGCCAGCCAGCCCCTGCTGGAACTCGGCGTGACCCAGGACATGCTCGAACAAGAACTCGCCGCCCTGCTGGCGCTGCCGGTTGCCAGTCTCGATCAGGTGCTGGCGGGCCCGCTCGCCGAACCCTGGCGACCGTTATGGCTGGGCGCCCGAGGCGACGGTTCGGTGGCGGGCTTGGTCAGCCTGCAAGGGCTTCGTGACAGCGCGGCGCTTCACGGCTTGGGCGACGGCATCGGCGGGGTGAAACTTATCGACCGGCCCGCCGAACTGAACCGCCTGTTTGCCGAGACCCAAGCTCAGGCGGCGCTGCTCAAACTGCTGGCGGCGGGGCTGATTTTCGCCCTGCTGTGCCTGCCGTTCGGTTGGCGTGGCGCATCGCGCTGCCTGGCCGTACCGCTGCTGGCAGCGATGGGCAGCCTGGCTTGCCTGGGCTGGCTCGGCCAACCGCTGACCCTGTTCGGCCTGTTCGGGCTGTTGTTGGTCACAGCGATCGGCGTCGACTACGCCATCCTGATGCGCGAACGCATTGGTGGAGCCGCGGTGAGCCTGGTTGGCACCCTGCTGACGGCCGTCACCACCTGGCTATCGTTCGGGCTGCTAGCCTTATCGAGCACGCCGGCGGTCAGCAATTTCGGGCTGGCGGTGGGGCTCGGGCTGGTATTCGCCTTCGCGTTGGCGCCCTGGGCCGCCGAATCTGACAGAGAAGTCGCATGCTGAGCGGTCGTCCATTGCGCGCATTGGCGTTGCCTCCTCGAACTGCGGCGACATCCATCGTGAGCTGCGCATCGCCTCGATCCAGCGCTGAGCATTTCCCGCGGTTGCCTTACGGCGGCCATCCTTCCAACCGAGTCGATCAAGGACCGGATCTTCATGAATGCAGAACAACGTAGCGTCGTCGTCATTGGTGCGGGACCGTCCGGTGCCATCGCTGCCGCGCTGCTCAAGCGCAAGGGCCATGATGTGCTGATCATCGAGCGGCAGCGCTTTCCGCGTTTCTCCATCGGCGAGAGCCTGCTGTCGCACTGCCTGGATTTCGTCGAGGAAGCCGGGATGCTCGAAGCGGTCCAGGCCGCCGGCTTCCAGACCAAACATGGTGCCGCGTTCGGTTGGGGCGAGCGCTACAGCGAGTTCGATTTCCGCGACAAATTCACCGCGGGTCATGGCAGCACCTATCAGGTCCTGCGCGCCGACTTCGACAAGCTGCTGGCCGACCAGGCCGGGTTGCAGGGCGTCGAGATCCGCTATGAAGAGGAAATCATCGCGGCGGACTTCGCCAACCAGCGCCCGCGTCTGCAGGTGCGCCGCCTGGATGGCAGCGAATACGCCGTCGAAGCGGCGTTCGTGCTCGACGCCAGCGGCTACGGTCGCGTCCTGCCGCGTCTGCTCGATCTGGAGGCGCCGTCGAACTTTCCGCTGCGTCGTGCCGTGTTCACGCATATCCAGGACAACATCGACGACCCGCAATTCGACCGCGACAAGATCCTCATCACCACCCATCCCGAGCTGCGCGACGTCTGGTACTGGACCATTCCCTTCAGCAATGGGCGCTGCTCGCTGGGCGTGGTCGCCAGCGCCGAACGCTACGAAGGCCGCCCGCTGGATCTGGACGCCTGCCTCAAGGAATTCGTGCTGGAGGCGCCCAACCTCAAGCGCATCCTCAAGCATGCCGAATGGGATACCCCGGCGCGCCTGATCGGCGGCTACTCGGCCAACGTCAAGACGCTGCACGGTCCGGGTTTCGCCCTGCTGGGCAATGCGGCGGAATTCCTCGATCCGGTGTTCTCCTCCGGCGTCACCATCGCCATGCGTTCGGCGAGCATGGCGGCGGCCGTGCTGCATCGCCAGCTGGCGGGCGAAACGGTGGACTGGGAAGCGCAGTTCGCGGTGCCGCTCAAGCGCGGCGTGAACACCTTCCGCACCTATGTCGAGGGTTGGTACGACGGCAGCTTCCAGGACGTGATCTATTACGAGCACGCCCAGCCGGAGATTCGCCGGATGATCAGCTCGATCCTCGCCGGCTATGCCTGGGACGAAAAGAACCCCTACGTCGCCGAGCCCAAACGCCGTCTGCGAGTGCTGGCCGAGCTGTGCGCCGCGCCTGTGACGAGTGCCTGAGTCTTCTTGCATGACTGCACTGAACCGTCACACATGCTGCCTGGTCTGGCTGTCGCTGGCACTGATGCTCGGCGCCTGCGCCCAACGCGCAACGCTGCCGACTCAGATGCCACGGCTCGATTTGCCGCTGCAGCTGCAAATCGAGCGCCGGAGCCAGGACGACGTGCGTACCTGGCTGCTGGTGATCCAGCAGGAAGGCGCTGCCTTGCGCTGGTCGCTGCTCGATCCACTGGGCGTTCCGCTGGCGCGCCAGCTGTTGATCAATGGCCAATGGCGGGCGGATGGCCTGCTCCCGCCCAATGCCGGGGCGCGCGAGCTGTTCGCCGCCCTGCTGTTCGCCTTGACGCCTGCCGATCAACTGGACGACCTGTACTCCGATACGTCTTGGAGCCAGCAGCAGGACGGGCGATCACTGGCAAGCGATACGCCGTCGGCGTGGCACGTCCGGTATCGGGAGAACGATCGCTTCGATCTCGACGTAGGGTCGGCGCTGACCTATGGTGTCGCCCCCATCGCGACAGCCACCGGAGCCCGCCAGAAATGACCGCCTACCTGAACGCCCTCGGCGTGATCTGCGCGCTGGGTCGCGGTAAGGCCGAGGTGACCCGACGGCTGCTGACAGGTGACGGTTCGGCCATGCAGCCGTATCCGCAACCGGTTGCCGGTCGGCGCGTTCCGGTCGGTGCCGTCACCTGCGAGCTGCCTTCTCTCGCTGATTTCCCGCAGCGCCACGCAACGCGTAACAACCAGATGCTGCTGGCCGCTGTCGAGGAGATCGAGGCCGAGCTGCATGAAGCCATAGCCCGCTTCGGTCCAGCGCGTATCGGCGTGGTCATGGGCACCAGCACCACCGGTATCCAGGAAGCCAGCCTGGGCATCGCCGGGCTGGCCCGCGACGGCCACCTTCCGGCCAGCTACCACTACGCCCATCAGGAGCTTTGCGCCCCGGCGAGCTTTCTCAGCGAGCGGCTGCAGCTCAGCGGTCCGAGTTACGCCATCTCCACCGCCTGCACCTCCAGCGCACGCGCGCTGCTCAGCGCCAAGCGCCTGCTGGACGCAGGAATCTGCGATGCGGTGATCTGCGGTGGCGTGGATACCCTTTGCGACCTCACACTGCAGGGCTTCAGCGCACTGGAGGCGGTCAGCACGCGTGTCTGCAATCCGTTTTCCGCCAACCGCGACGGGATCAATATCGGCGAGGCGGCGGCCGTATTTCTGATGACGCGCGAGCCAGCGCCCATCGCCCTGCTCGGCGGCGGCGCCAGCTCCGACGCGCATCACATCTCTGCGCCCGATCCGCAAGGGCTAGGCGCCATCGAGGCCATGCGTCAGGCACTAGCCAGCGCATCGGTCGCTGCAGAACAGATCAGCTATCTCAACCTGCACGGCACCGCCACCCGTCACAACGACGCCATGGAAAGCCTGGCAGTTGCCACGGTATTTCCGGGCGGCGTGGCCTGCTCCTCAAGCAAGCCGCTCACCGGCCACACCCTGGGCGCCGCCGGGGCGTTGGAAGCCGCGTTCTGCTGGCTGGCGCTGTCCGACTGCAATCGAGCAGGCCTACTGCCACCGCATCGCTGGGATAACGAGGAGGATGCCGACTTGCCGCGTCTGAATCTGGTCACCGACGGTACGACCATGGCTGCAGCGGCCCGACGAGCGATGATGAGCAACTCCTTCGCCTTCGGCGGCAACAACATCAGCCTGATCCTGGGAGACGCGTAATGATCGACTGGCCAATCGCCGAATTGCTGCCCCACGCCGGCAACATGATCCTGCTCGACGCGGTCGAGGCCTTCGACGCCGAAAGCCTGGAAGCCAGGCTGCAGGTGAAGCCCACCGGGCTGCTCAATCTGCCCGACGGCAGTCTGCCGGCCTGGGTCGGCGTGGAAATCATGGCGCAGGCCGTCGCCGCGTTCGCCGGCTGTCAATCACGCCTGGCCGGGCTGCCGGTCGAGCTGGGTTTCCTACTCGGCACCCGCAACTATCAATGCAATGTCGAGCACTTCCCGGCCGGCGCCACGCTGCGCATCCGTGCGCTGCGCTCGCTGCAGGATGACAACGGTATGGGCGTGTTCGAATGCCATCTTGACGGGCCCGATATCCATGCCGAGGCGCGTCTCAACGTGTTCCGCCCGCCCGAGGTGGCGAGCTATCTTCAAGAGCCCACTCCATGAGCAAAACCATTCTCGTCACTGGCTCCAGCCGTGGCATCGGCCGGGCCATCGCCCTGCGCCTGGCCGAAAGCGGCCACGACATCGTCCTGCACTGCCGCGCCAGGCGCGATGAGGCCGAAGCCGTGCAAGCGCGCATTCAGGCCATGGGCCGCCAGGCGCGCATCCTGCAATTCGACGTTGCAGACCGTGAGCAATGCCGCATGCAGCTGGAGGCCGATATCGAAGCGCATGACGCCTACTACGGGGTGGTCTGCAACGCCGGCCTGACCCGCGACGGCGCATTTCCGGCGCTGAGCGAAGACGACTGGGATCAAGTGCTGCGTACCAATCTGGATGGCTTTTTCAACGTGCTGCAGCCGTTGACCATGCCGATGATTCGCCGCCGCCAGCCCGGCCGGATCGTGTGCATCACGTCCGTCTCTGGCCTGATCGGCAATCGAGGCCAGGTCAACTACAGTGCCTCCAAGGCCGGGGTGATCGGCGCGGCCAAGGCGCTGGCGGTGGAACTGGGCAAACGCCGGATCACCGTCAACTGCGTCGCGCCAGGACTGATCGACACCGACATGCTCGACGAACACCTGCCCATCGAGGAGATGCTCAAGATGATCCCCGCCCAGCGCATGGGAACGCCCGAGGAGGTCGCCGGAGCGGTGAACTTCCTGATGTCGGATGAGGCAGGCTACATCACTCGCCAGGTATTGGCCGTGAACGGCGGGCTGTGCTGATGAAACGCGTCGTCGTCACCGGCATGGCCGGCATCACTTCGCTGGGCAACGACTGGGCTTCCATCGAAGCCAACTTCAGCGCCAGCCGCAGCGGCATCCGCCGCATGGACGAGTGGGATCGCTTCCGCGAGCTGAATACCCGCCTGGCCGGCCCGGTGGATGATTTCGTCGTGCCTTCGCACTGGACACGCAAGCAACTGCGCAGCATGGGCCGCGTCTCACGGTTGTCGGTGAAAGCCGCCGAGCAGGCTCTGCAGCAAGCGGGGCTGCTTGACGATCAGAGCATCCGTGACGGACGTATGGGCGTCGCCTGTGGCTCGTCCACCGGCAGCACCGAAGAAATCAAGGCCTTCGGCAACATGCTGCTCAATTCGGTCGCCGATGGCCTCAACGCCAACTCCTACATCCGCATGATGCCGCACACCACGGCGGCCAACATCAGCATCTTTTTCGGCCTGACCGGCAGGGTGATCCCCACGTCCAGCGCCTGCACCAGCGGCAGCCAAGGCATCGGTTACGCCTATGAAGCGATCAAGTACGGGCGCCTGCCGCTGATGCTGGCCGGCGGTGCCGAGGAGCTCTGCGCCACCGAGGCCATGGTGTTCGACGCGCTTTACGCGACCAGCCTGAAGAACGATGCGCCGCAGACCACGCCCCGCCCCTACGACAGCGGCCGCGACGGTCTGGTGATCGGCGAAGGCGCCG is a window from the Pseudomonas sp. MTM4 genome containing:
- a CDS encoding beta-ketoacyl-ACP synthase yields the protein MKRVVVTGMAGITSLGNDWASIEANFSASRSGIRRMDEWDRFRELNTRLAGPVDDFVVPSHWTRKQLRSMGRVSRLSVKAAEQALQQAGLLDDQSIRDGRMGVACGSSTGSTEEIKAFGNMLLNSVADGLNANSYIRMMPHTTAANISIFFGLTGRVIPTSSACTSGSQGIGYAYEAIKYGRLPLMLAGGAEELCATEAMVFDALYATSLKNDAPQTTPRPYDSGRDGLVIGEGAGMLVLEELEHAFARGATIYAELVGFGSNADGQHATKPEQVTMRRAMELALEDAGLQAEAIGYVNGHGTATEQGDIAETHATQALFGSRMPISSQKSFFGHTLGACGALESWFSIEMMNRDRYIHTLNLDEIDPRCGELDYIVGSPRTMQHEYVMNNNFAFGGINTSLIFRRWA
- the fabG gene encoding 3-oxoacyl-ACP reductase FabG, whose amino-acid sequence is MSKTILVTGSSRGIGRAIALRLAESGHDIVLHCRARRDEAEAVQARIQAMGRQARILQFDVADREQCRMQLEADIEAHDAYYGVVCNAGLTRDGAFPALSEDDWDQVLRTNLDGFFNVLQPLTMPMIRRRQPGRIVCITSVSGLIGNRGQVNYSASKAGVIGAAKALAVELGKRRITVNCVAPGLIDTDMLDEHLPIEEMLKMIPAQRMGTPEEVAGAVNFLMSDEAGYITRQVLAVNGGLC